From Aedes albopictus strain Foshan chromosome 1, AalbF5, whole genome shotgun sequence, one genomic window encodes:
- the LOC134285802 gene encoding uncharacterized protein DDB_G0271670-like, translating to HHHHHHHHHHHHHHHHHHHHHHHHHHHHHHHHHHHHHHHHHHHHHHLHHHHHHHHHHHHHHHHHHHHHHHHHHHHHHHHHHHHHHHHHHHHHHHHHHHHHHHHHHHHHHHHHHHHHHHHHHQHHHHHHHHHHHHHHHHHHHHHHHHHHHHHHHPSSSSSSSSSSSSSSSSSSSSSSSSSSSSSSSSSSSSSSSSSSSSSSSSSSSSSSSSSSSSSSSSSSSSSSSSSSSSSSSSSSSSSSSSSSSSSSSSSSSSSSSSSSSSSSSSSSSSSSSSSSSSSSSSSSSSSSSSSSSSSSSSSSSSSSSSSSSSSSSSSSSSSSSSSSSSSSSSSSSSSSSSSSSSSSSSSSSSSSSSSSSSSSSSSSSSSSSSSSSSSSSSSSSSSSSSSSSSSSSSSSSSSSSSSSSSSSSSSSSSSSSSSSSSSSSSSSSSSSSSSSSSSSSSSSSSSSSSSSSSSSSSSSSSSSSSSSSSSSSSSSSSSSSSSSSSSSS from the coding sequence catcatcatcatcatcatcatcatcatcatcatcatcatcatcatcatcatcatcatcatcatcatcatcatcatcatcatcatcatcatcatcatcatcatcatcatcatcatcatcatcatcatcatcatcatcatcttcatcatcatcatcatcatcatcatcatcatcatcatcatcatcatcatcatcatcatcatcatcatcatcatcatcatcatcatcatcatcatcatcatcatcatcatcatcatcatcatcatcatcatcatcatcatcatcatcatcatcatcatcatcatcatcatcatcatcatcatcatcatcatcatcatcatcatcatcatcatcatcatcatcatcagcatcatcatcatcatcatcatcatcatcatcatcatcatcatcatcatcatcatcatcatcatcatcatcatcatcatcatcatcatcatcatccatcatcatcatcatcatcatcatcatcatcatcatcatcatcatcatcatcatcatcatcatcatcatcatcatcatcatcatcatcatcatcatcatcatcatcatcatcatcatcatcatcatcatcatcatcatcatcatcatcatcatcatcatcatcatcatcatcatcatcatcatcatcatcatcatcatcatcatcatcatcatcatcatcatcatcatcatcatcatcatcatcatcatcatcatcatcatcatcatcatcatcatcatcatcatcatcatcatcatcatcatcatcatcatcatcatcatcatcatcatcatcatcatcatcatcatcatcatcatcatcatcatcatcatcatcatcatcatcatcatcatcatcatcatcatcatcatcatcatcatcatcatcatcatcatcatcatcatcatcatcatcatcatcatcatcatcatcatcatcatcatcatcatcatcatcatcatcatcatcatcatcatcatcatcatcatcatcatcatcatcatcatcatcatcatcatcatcatcatcatcatcatcatcatcatcatcatcatcatcatcatcatcatcatcatcatcatcatcatcatcatcatcatcatcatcatcatcatcatcatcatcatcatcatcatcatcatcatcatcatcatcatcatcatcatcatcatcatcatcatcatcatcatcatcatcatcatcatcatcatcatcatcatcatcatcatcatcatcatcatcatcatcatcatcatcatcatcatcatcatcatcatcatcatcatcatcatcatcatcatcatcatcatcatcatcatcatcatcatcatcatcatcatcatcatcatcatcatcatcatcatcatcatcatcatcatcatcatcatcatcatcatcatcatcatcatcatcatcatcatcatcatcatcatcatcatcatcatcatcatcatcatcatcatcatca
- the LOC134287933 gene encoding uncharacterized protein DDB_G0271670-like, with translation SSSSSSSSSSSSSSSSSSSSSSSSSSSSSSSSSSSSSSSSSSSSSSSSSSSSSSSSSSSSSSSSSSSSSSSSSSSSSSSSSSSSSSSSSSSSSSSSSSSSSSSSSSSSSSSSSSSSSSSSSSSSSSSSSSSSSSSSSSSSSSSSSSSSSSSSSSSSSSSSSSSSSSSSSSSSSSSSSSSSSSSSSSSSSSSSSSSSSSSSSSSSSSSSSSSSSSSSSSSSSSSSSSSSSSSSSSSSSSSSSSSSSSSSSSSSSSSSSSSSSSSSSSSSSSSSSSSSSSSSSSSSSSSSSSSSSSSSSSSSSSSSSSSSSSSSSSSSSSSSSSSSSSSSSSSSSSSSSSSSSSSSSSSSSSSSSSSSSSSSSSSSSSSS, from the coding sequence tcatcatcatcatcatcatcatcatcatcatcatcatcatcatcatcatcatcatcatcatcatcatcatcatcatcatcatcatcatcatcatcatcatcatcatcatcatcatcatcatcatcatcatcatcatcatcatcatcatcatcatcatcatcatcatcatcatcatcatcatcatcatcatcatcatcatcatcatcatcatcatcatcatcatcatcatcatcatcatcatcatcatcatcatcatcatcatcatcatcatcatcatcatcatcatcatcatcatcatcatcatcatcatcatcatcatcatcatcatcatcatcatcatcatcatcatcatcatcatcatcatcatcatcatcatcatcatcatcatcatcatcatcatcatcatcatcatcatcatcatcatcatcatcatcatcatcatcatcatcatcatcatcatcatcatcatcatcatcatcatcatcatcatcatcatcatcatcatcatcatcatcatcatcatcatcatcatcatcatcatcatcatcatcatcatcatcatcatcatcatcatcatcatcatcatcatcatcatcatcatcatcatcatcatcatcatcatcatcatcatcatcatcatcatcatcatcatcatcatcatcatcatcatcatcatcatcatcatcatcatcatcatcatcatcatcatcatcatcatcatcatcatcatcatcatcatcatcatcatcatcatcatcatcatcatcatcatcatcatcatcatcatcatcatcatcatcatcatcatcatcatcatcatcatcatcatcatcatcatcatcatcatcatcatcatcatcatcatcatcatcatcatcatcatcatcatcatcatcatcatcatcatcatcatcatcatcatcatcatcatcatcatcatcatcatcatcatcatcatcatcatcatcatcatcatcatcatcatcatcatcatcatcatcatcatcatcatcatcatcatcatcatcatcatcatcatcatcatcatcatcatcatcatcatcatcatcatcatcatcatcatcatcatcatcatcatcatca